One genomic segment of Ricinus communis isolate WT05 ecotype wild-type chromosome 3, ASM1957865v1, whole genome shotgun sequence includes these proteins:
- the LOC8282089 gene encoding auxin-responsive protein SAUR72 encodes MDSKKSNKIREIVRLQQILKKWRKMATSSSSKATATTSNGSKSIKFLKRTLSLSENSARETSSNAVPKGSLAVCVGEELKRFIIPTEYLGHPAFHLLLREAEEEFGFQQTGVLRIPCEVAVFESILKVVEDKKDVYSVQEFTLGHCSSKSHQTPSHHPQSPMCR; translated from the coding sequence ATGGATTCCAAGAAATCTAACAAGATCAGGGAAATTGTTAGGCTTCAACAAATCCTCAAGAAGTGGAGGAAAATGGCAACTTCATCTTCATCCAAAGCTACCGCCACCACCAGCAATGGCAGTAAAAGCATCAAGTTTCTAAAAAGGACGCTTTCTTTATCAGAGAACTCTGCTCGTGAGACATCAAGCAATGCCGTTCCAAAAGGCTCCCTGGCCGTTTGCGTTGGAGAAGAGCTCAAGAGATTCATAATACCAACAGAGTATTTGGGGCATCCTGCATTTCACTTATTATTAAGAGAAGCAGAAGAGGAATTTGGGTTTCAACAGACAGGCGTCCTAAGAATTCCTTGTGAAGTTGCTGTCTTTGAGAGTATCTTGAAAGTGGTGGAAGACAAGAAAGATGTTTATTCCGTGCAGGAGTTTACTCTTGGACATTGCTCATCCAAAAGCCATCAAACTCCATCTCACCATCCTCAAAGCCCTATGTGCAGATAG
- the LOC8282091 gene encoding putative RNA methyltransferase At5g10620, protein MPISTCTNYSSSAPPAPRSGWQCKYSGQAVRTLPIRIITVGKKRSPGVQLLVDEYIGKLKHYCSVDDIQLRSNPRNARDVRAQVDDEDMAAMNLMKSDDWVVMLDEHGLDIRSEQMAELVAEAGNTGASRLSFCIGGPYGHGQRIRTRANKSIRLSSMVLNHQIALVVLVEQLYRSWTILKGQNYHH, encoded by the exons ATGCCAATCTCAACCTGCACCAATTACTCTTCTTCCGCTCCTCCAGCTCCACGTTCAG gCTGGCAATGTAAATACTCTGGTCAAGCAGTG AGAACGCTGCCCATAAGGATAATCACTGTTGGAAAAAAGCGATCTCCCGGGGTACAATTATTAGTAGATGAGTATATCGGCAAGCTCAAACACTATTGCTCTGTTGATGATATACAACTCCGCTCTAATCCTAGAAATGCACG TGATGTGAGGGCTCAAGTTGATGATGAAGACATGGCAGCCATGAACCTTATGAAGTCTGATGATTGG GTCGTGATGTTGGATGAACATGGACTAGATATTCGGTCTGAACAGATGGCTGAGTTGGTTGCAGAAGCAGGGAATACT GGAGCTTCAAGGTTATCATTTTGTATCGGTGGTCCTTATGGTCATGGACAACGAATCCGAACACGGGCTAATAAATCAATCAGATTATCTTCTATGGTTTTGAATCATCAGATTGCATTGGTTGTCCTTGTTGAACAACTATATAG GTCATGGACTATTCTGAAAGGACAAAATTATCATCATTAA